In Myxococcus virescens, one genomic interval encodes:
- a CDS encoding S24 family peptidase, giving the protein MPRDTSTPVVPPALSWVPVHGDSMWPSLRSGDHAGVEPLEGAPRPGDVLLARFDHALVLHRLRRWEAGAVALRGDNSPQDDAPLEPSRVLGRVRRVRRGGVVLEAGWDRGPRWLGRLRVAVKWRLAALLGRGGAR; this is encoded by the coding sequence ATGCCACGCGACACTTCCACTCCCGTTGTGCCTCCGGCCCTGAGCTGGGTCCCCGTCCACGGGGACAGCATGTGGCCGTCGCTGCGCTCGGGCGACCATGCCGGCGTGGAGCCGCTGGAGGGGGCTCCGCGACCGGGTGACGTCCTGCTGGCGCGCTTCGACCATGCCCTGGTGCTGCACCGGCTGCGGCGGTGGGAGGCCGGGGCGGTGGCGCTGCGAGGCGACAACTCACCCCAGGACGATGCACCGCTGGAGCCGTCACGGGTGCTGGGGCGGGTGCGGCGCGTCCGCCGGGGCGGTGTCGTCCTGGAGGCGGGGTGGGACCGGGGGCCCCGGTGGCTGGGGCGGCTGCGGGTGGCCGTGAAGTGGCGCCTGGCTGCGTTGCTGGGCCGGGGAGGTGCGCGATGA
- a CDS encoding diguanylate cyclase, which produces MERRGRTSERSLLLIIEDDAQVRESLVDLLAVRFDVLAAPDSDEGLELAREHRPDLILLDRFLPSGDGLAVLEMLQRESRTEAVPVIFLTGDADEATLERCLEMGAVDFIHKPASARELLARIDRALRQSEQQRRLQILAQTDGLTGLANFRALSIRMEEEFRRAQRYQYPLSVVIIDLDHLKAINDGMGHDVGNRAILALATQLKHELRESDFAARFGGDEFVALLPHQTALEAAVFAERIRTGLRAVGVQKSDGRPAPFGLSVSVGIADHTFEGPREDTESLMKAADAALYEAKREGRDRVVVFGRPANSPPAQRH; this is translated from the coding sequence ATGGAACGGCGCGGCCGGACCTCCGAGCGGTCCCTTCTGCTCATCATCGAAGATGACGCACAGGTCCGCGAGAGCCTCGTAGACCTGCTCGCCGTACGCTTCGATGTGCTCGCCGCTCCGGATTCGGATGAGGGGCTGGAGCTGGCGCGGGAGCACCGCCCGGACCTCATCCTCCTGGACAGGTTCCTTCCCAGCGGAGACGGGCTCGCGGTGCTCGAGATGCTCCAGCGCGAGTCGCGCACGGAAGCCGTGCCCGTCATCTTCCTGACGGGCGACGCGGACGAGGCCACGCTGGAGCGCTGCCTGGAGATGGGCGCCGTGGACTTCATCCACAAGCCGGCCAGCGCGCGGGAGCTGCTGGCCCGAATCGACCGGGCGCTGCGCCAGAGCGAGCAGCAGCGCCGGCTGCAGATCCTGGCGCAGACGGACGGCCTCACGGGACTGGCCAACTTCCGGGCGCTGAGCATCCGGATGGAAGAAGAGTTCCGCCGGGCCCAGCGCTACCAGTACCCGCTGAGCGTCGTCATCATCGACCTGGACCACCTCAAGGCCATCAACGACGGCATGGGCCATGACGTGGGCAACCGGGCGATTCTCGCGCTGGCCACCCAGTTGAAGCACGAGCTGCGTGAGTCGGACTTCGCGGCCCGCTTCGGTGGAGACGAGTTCGTCGCGCTGCTGCCGCACCAGACGGCGTTGGAAGCAGCCGTCTTCGCCGAGCGCATCCGCACCGGGCTGCGCGCCGTCGGCGTCCAGAAGAGCGACGGCCGCCCTGCCCCCTTCGGACTGAGCGTGAGCGTGGGCATCGCCGACCATACCTTCGAAGGGCCCCGCGAGGACACCGAGTCGCTGATGAAGGCGGCGGACGCGGCCCTCTACGAGGCAAAGCGCGAGGGGCGGGATCGGGTCGTCGTGTTCGGCCGGCCCGCGAATTCGCCTCCGGCGCAGCGGCACTGA
- a CDS encoding response regulator: MRVLLVEDDASLREGMGELISELAQVHAVSTGEEAVAAIEAERFVLVISDLRISGGELGGRTVVEAARKRHQAVAIVSAATPDEVIQAVQPQVADAMLLKPFQIDDIYALVERFIALRQDVEQLATQGPRPAASAWSPRGAHVQIAREDALRAMWVSVTAGGDFGWTFHPTPSGVGVQVVEGVLEVDDVSYSAPGYFFLGAGQAPRMRSPEGCLVVAVGLKGQG; encoded by the coding sequence ATGAGGGTGTTGCTGGTCGAGGATGACGCGAGCCTGCGGGAAGGCATGGGCGAGCTCATCTCGGAGCTCGCGCAGGTCCACGCGGTCAGCACCGGGGAGGAAGCGGTCGCGGCCATCGAGGCCGAGCGCTTCGTCCTGGTCATCAGTGATCTGCGCATCTCCGGAGGCGAGCTGGGCGGCCGGACGGTCGTCGAGGCTGCCCGGAAGCGTCATCAGGCGGTGGCCATTGTCAGCGCCGCGACGCCGGACGAGGTGATCCAGGCCGTCCAGCCCCAGGTGGCGGACGCCATGCTCCTCAAGCCGTTTCAGATCGACGACATCTACGCCCTGGTGGAGCGCTTCATCGCGCTGCGTCAGGACGTGGAGCAGTTGGCCACCCAGGGGCCGCGGCCAGCCGCGAGCGCCTGGTCGCCGCGGGGCGCCCACGTTCAGATCGCGCGGGAGGACGCGCTGAGGGCAATGTGGGTGTCCGTAACGGCCGGCGGCGACTTCGGCTGGACGTTCCACCCGACCCCTTCGGGCGTGGGGGTTCAGGTGGTCGAAGGTGTACTTGAAGTGGATGACGTGTCGTACTCGGCGCCCGGGTATTTCTTCCTGGGGGCCGGGCAGGCGCCTCGGATGCGCAGCCCGGAAGGCTGTCTGGTCGTGGCCGTGGGACTGAAAGGGCAGGGCTGA
- a CDS encoding response regulator, which translates to MMLGNRLATGSRVAVVGGGIAGAGLAASLLFNGRARGLALDVRVYSGGTQERTAPPAVLTPECRSRLAALGCRIPSEWRTHELRGVEIIAEGRRELLSSTPGGLWVVDGWPQGLGGLEQVRDVLATAASAQGARFLPRNVERVERQAPAPDAPASVRGAGSLVVRAQGSGDRFHAVALASGAGPLMGDAFFKGFRPAPTIPAVQARLRHASPRLELAPVGRLWIAPLPTVDGLFLLPGANSVYALAFGPAVTPADLCQVLMMAARDGLVEEGFELAALETTRLPYGPGRTLVAPGQLAVGPAAFGHPLQVGLSETLASCSRAAVALLDGGLDTSLLERRYVREGLGEMLEDAAAGARTMTWLRRAGPRAPEAFVRAKGRRTLGGTFGGGVLGLSGPAPIALLGAARWEGLKELVGSWLRTTVEPVPSVVPELEPDLYYVVDDDPDAREALTALLESTGATVVSFADELALFCAVARRPPTAILLDVVLHWVDGLRLAEGLKQHPLTRNTRVLVMSGLNRPHVRQRALDAGAEAFLPKPVDPDRLLRILTGRVPVMEPAPAPHAADDTRELAADRYAS; encoded by the coding sequence ATGATGCTGGGGAACAGACTGGCGACAGGTTCGAGGGTGGCGGTGGTGGGAGGCGGCATTGCCGGAGCGGGGCTTGCCGCCTCACTCCTTTTCAACGGGAGGGCTCGCGGGCTGGCGCTGGACGTCCGCGTCTACTCCGGAGGAACACAGGAGCGCACCGCCCCGCCGGCGGTGCTGACGCCGGAATGCCGCTCACGCCTAGCCGCGCTGGGCTGCCGCATCCCCTCCGAATGGCGTACCCATGAGCTGCGCGGCGTTGAAATCATCGCCGAGGGCCGGCGCGAGCTGCTGTCCTCCACGCCCGGTGGCCTCTGGGTGGTGGACGGCTGGCCCCAGGGGCTGGGCGGCCTGGAGCAGGTGCGGGATGTGCTCGCCACCGCGGCCAGCGCCCAGGGCGCCCGCTTCCTTCCCCGCAACGTCGAGCGCGTGGAGCGGCAGGCCCCCGCGCCGGATGCGCCCGCCTCCGTGCGCGGCGCGGGCTCGCTGGTGGTGCGCGCCCAGGGCAGTGGCGATCGCTTCCATGCGGTGGCGCTGGCCTCGGGCGCCGGGCCGCTGATGGGTGACGCCTTCTTCAAGGGCTTCCGCCCTGCCCCCACCATCCCCGCGGTGCAGGCCCGCCTGCGCCACGCTTCGCCTCGGCTGGAGCTGGCTCCGGTGGGCCGGCTGTGGATTGCGCCCCTGCCAACGGTCGATGGCCTGTTCCTGCTGCCTGGCGCCAACTCGGTGTACGCGCTGGCCTTCGGGCCGGCGGTGACGCCCGCGGACCTGTGCCAGGTGCTGATGATGGCCGCGCGTGACGGACTGGTGGAGGAAGGCTTCGAGCTGGCGGCCCTGGAGACCACCCGCCTGCCCTACGGACCGGGCCGGACGCTGGTGGCGCCGGGGCAGCTCGCGGTAGGGCCCGCGGCCTTCGGCCACCCGCTCCAGGTGGGACTGTCAGAGACACTGGCTTCGTGCAGCCGCGCGGCGGTGGCGCTGCTCGACGGCGGGCTGGACACCAGCCTCCTGGAGCGCCGCTACGTGCGCGAAGGCCTGGGCGAGATGCTGGAGGACGCCGCCGCGGGAGCCCGGACGATGACCTGGCTTCGCCGAGCGGGGCCTCGAGCGCCGGAGGCCTTCGTCAGGGCGAAGGGGCGACGGACGCTGGGTGGCACCTTCGGCGGCGGAGTGCTGGGCCTGAGCGGCCCCGCGCCCATCGCGCTCCTGGGAGCCGCGCGCTGGGAAGGGCTCAAGGAACTGGTGGGATCCTGGCTGCGCACCACGGTGGAGCCGGTGCCCTCGGTGGTGCCGGAGTTGGAGCCGGACCTCTACTACGTCGTGGATGACGACCCGGACGCACGCGAGGCGCTTACGGCGCTGCTGGAGAGCACCGGAGCCACGGTGGTGTCCTTCGCCGACGAGCTGGCCCTCTTCTGCGCGGTGGCCCGGCGGCCGCCCACGGCCATCCTCCTGGACGTGGTGCTGCATTGGGTGGACGGCCTGCGGCTGGCCGAGGGCCTGAAGCAGCATCCCCTCACCCGAAACACCCGCGTGCTGGTGATGAGTGGCCTCAACCGGCCGCATGTCCGGCAGCGGGCCCTGGACGCGGGGGCGGAGGCCTTCCTGCCCAAGCCCGTGGACCCAGACCGGCTGCTGCGCATCCTCACCGGCCGAGTTCCCGTCATGGAGCCCGCGCCCGCGCCGCACGCCGCGGACGACACGCGCGAGCTGGCCGCGGACCGCTACGCGTCCTGA
- a CDS encoding PQQ-binding-like beta-propeller repeat protein, producing the protein MRPFSASLVAAAALLAPSLGWAQAMTPTAVLTTQPQGGDTRARVVMDEASELTVDVRNNTSSGSPLFRRINEVWFALPSGYIPLASIPPPGWTVDYIANERWVIFYNQDSCNGSGDYGLGQNESARFVLRVVPPTSNNDQNNERFVAGQTFARDTCAGGDFTTSVTTSAASWSRSGLYTTVDVRPRVMGVGGDIDARMVVENRTGTNHNNTTVEGPSTGAGAVTFQVVDTEPTPFRMNIASRNAGVYSARVRTGSAGTLVARVRGVSGNGNTVSPAMDARMVNVGALPVAMDVDTDDAFNNETVRVRLTVTNPSSTDTFLNVTPRAPVFQGTAAASLVSGPGTASVPRLDPGASAHFVWTYQLTGAPFANYRFRGQVDATRNGASVTSNLVDSNQGRIVQHRVRTNISAVAANSTNRSVIYTIQNRGPMPLHEVRLLRPALNYFTVGGVLQTPSGWRMASNSATTGITWESTDATGIPVNGERSFTVVYSNFGAGASLSGPTTFRHRFHLIDDYGGPQIRIDTPMTLVQGTVPDVNRLTGVARDGSVTLTWDNPAVHGGVLILRAEGAPPNLSPTQGLTYAVGANLGNAQVVYADDVGATTTFTDTSVTNGTTYYYRVFNSDELRWYSPGNQPTSQALVATPRARVGAAPLWCYSVGLNASQQPITELGTGIFSAFNDSVVANLTQVTNPSADGAERWRPRPLAGLIGSRFPVVPLHGLSGQYILVGDQGGVASALNAATGQLLWRWDNGGQPIGTIQSFPVTQLFDYANAAYRAAHPNRDLVFFATRLADASRNRVVALNAATGALVWSYQPGNLGMVAGGMVVDYTTNRLFVATRAHAGSPNTLRVLNTLTGQVLAQLPVGDVELSLVRNAYSNLILVTDSDGFVHGVDAASAQLVWSLPVTTRPAPNTPAFTSFVRPQGSGFVASLAAGRVALYDVSGPAQSPPVLRWSTPIASPSGSFSFNRNGVVRLYVGSSDGQVHQLELLDGSDSGQVSIGGAQRIGTPTIDHTVSRLHVGSEDGRICAFPVPFP; encoded by the coding sequence ATGCGTCCATTCTCCGCCTCCCTCGTCGCCGCCGCCGCGCTCCTGGCGCCTTCGCTGGGGTGGGCGCAGGCGATGACCCCGACCGCCGTCTTGACCACGCAGCCGCAGGGTGGGGACACCCGCGCGCGGGTGGTGATGGACGAGGCCTCCGAGCTGACGGTCGATGTCCGCAACAACACCTCCAGTGGATCGCCGCTCTTCCGGCGCATCAACGAGGTGTGGTTCGCGCTGCCCAGCGGCTACATCCCGCTCGCGTCCATCCCGCCCCCGGGATGGACGGTGGACTACATCGCCAATGAGCGGTGGGTCATCTTCTACAATCAGGACTCCTGCAACGGCAGCGGCGACTACGGTCTGGGCCAGAACGAGTCGGCCCGGTTCGTCCTTCGCGTGGTTCCGCCGACGTCGAACAACGATCAGAACAATGAGCGCTTCGTCGCGGGTCAGACGTTCGCCCGGGACACGTGCGCGGGGGGCGACTTCACCACGTCGGTGACGACCTCGGCTGCGAGCTGGAGTCGCTCCGGCCTGTACACCACGGTGGACGTGCGTCCTCGGGTGATGGGGGTTGGCGGCGACATCGACGCGCGGATGGTGGTGGAGAACCGGACGGGGACGAACCACAACAACACCACGGTTGAGGGACCCTCCACGGGCGCGGGCGCCGTCACCTTCCAGGTGGTGGACACCGAGCCGACGCCGTTCCGCATGAACATCGCCAGCCGGAACGCGGGCGTCTATTCCGCGCGAGTGCGGACGGGCTCGGCCGGAACGCTGGTGGCGCGGGTGCGGGGCGTCAGCGGGAACGGCAACACCGTGTCGCCCGCGATGGACGCGCGGATGGTCAACGTGGGGGCGCTCCCGGTGGCCATGGACGTGGACACCGACGACGCGTTCAACAACGAGACTGTGCGCGTGCGGCTCACGGTGACCAACCCGTCCTCGACGGACACGTTCCTGAACGTGACGCCGCGCGCGCCCGTGTTCCAGGGAACGGCGGCCGCGTCGCTCGTGTCGGGGCCTGGGACCGCGAGCGTTCCCCGGCTGGACCCGGGCGCCTCCGCGCACTTCGTCTGGACGTACCAGCTCACGGGAGCCCCGTTCGCGAACTACCGGTTCCGGGGGCAGGTGGATGCCACGCGCAACGGCGCCTCCGTGACGTCGAACCTGGTGGACTCGAACCAGGGGCGCATCGTGCAGCACCGCGTGCGGACGAACATCAGCGCGGTGGCCGCCAACTCCACGAACCGGTCCGTCATCTACACCATCCAGAACCGGGGCCCCATGCCGCTGCATGAGGTCCGGCTGCTGCGGCCCGCGCTCAACTACTTCACCGTCGGCGGCGTGCTGCAGACGCCCTCCGGGTGGCGCATGGCGTCCAACAGCGCCACCACGGGCATCACCTGGGAGTCGACGGACGCCACGGGCATCCCGGTCAACGGCGAGCGCTCCTTCACGGTGGTGTATTCCAACTTCGGGGCGGGCGCGTCTCTGTCCGGGCCCACCACGTTCCGTCATCGCTTCCACCTCATCGATGACTACGGCGGGCCGCAGATTCGCATCGACACCCCGATGACGCTGGTGCAGGGCACCGTTCCCGACGTCAACCGCCTCACGGGCGTGGCGCGCGATGGCAGCGTGACGCTCACCTGGGACAATCCGGCGGTGCACGGGGGCGTGCTGATTCTTCGCGCGGAGGGCGCGCCGCCGAACCTCTCTCCGACGCAGGGGCTGACCTACGCGGTGGGGGCCAATCTGGGCAACGCCCAGGTGGTGTACGCGGACGACGTGGGCGCTACCACGACGTTCACCGATACGTCCGTCACCAACGGCACCACGTACTACTACCGCGTCTTCAACTCGGATGAGCTGCGGTGGTACTCGCCGGGCAACCAGCCGACGTCGCAGGCCCTGGTGGCCACGCCTCGGGCTCGCGTGGGCGCGGCGCCGCTGTGGTGCTACTCGGTGGGCCTGAATGCCTCGCAGCAGCCCATCACCGAGCTGGGCACGGGCATCTTCAGCGCCTTCAACGACTCCGTCGTCGCCAACCTCACGCAGGTCACCAACCCGTCGGCGGATGGCGCGGAGCGGTGGCGGCCTCGCCCGCTGGCGGGCCTCATTGGCAGCCGCTTCCCGGTGGTGCCGCTGCATGGCCTGTCCGGGCAGTACATCCTCGTGGGTGACCAGGGTGGGGTGGCCAGCGCGCTCAACGCCGCCACCGGCCAGTTGTTGTGGCGCTGGGACAATGGTGGCCAGCCCATTGGCACCATCCAGTCGTTCCCCGTCACCCAGCTCTTCGACTACGCGAATGCCGCATACCGGGCCGCGCACCCCAACCGCGACCTCGTCTTCTTCGCCACGCGGCTGGCGGACGCTTCGCGCAACCGGGTGGTGGCCCTGAATGCCGCCACCGGCGCGCTGGTCTGGAGCTACCAGCCTGGGAATCTGGGCATGGTGGCGGGCGGCATGGTGGTGGACTACACCACCAACCGGCTCTTCGTGGCGACGCGCGCGCACGCGGGCTCGCCGAACACGCTTCGCGTGCTGAACACGCTGACGGGTCAGGTGCTGGCCCAGCTCCCGGTGGGCGACGTGGAGCTGAGCCTGGTTCGCAACGCGTACAGCAACCTGATTCTCGTGACGGACAGCGATGGCTTCGTGCACGGCGTGGACGCCGCCTCGGCGCAGCTCGTGTGGAGTCTGCCAGTCACCACGCGCCCGGCGCCGAACACGCCTGCCTTCACCAGCTTCGTGCGGCCCCAGGGCTCGGGCTTCGTGGCCAGTCTCGCGGCCGGCCGGGTGGCGCTGTACGACGTCTCGGGGCCCGCCCAGTCGCCGCCGGTGCTCCGGTGGAGCACGCCGATCGCGTCTCCCTCTGGCTCCTTCTCCTTCAATCGGAATGGCGTCGTGCGCCTCTACGTTGGCAGCTCCGACGGACAGGTCCACCAACTGGAGCTGCTGGATGGCTCCGACTCCGGTCAGGTCTCGATTGGGGGTGCGCAGCGCATCGGAACTCCCACCATCGACCACACGGTGAGCCGCCTCCACGTGGGCTCCGAAGATGGCCGCATCTGCGCGTTCCCCGTCCCTTTCCCTTGA
- a CDS encoding HdeD family acid-resistance protein, producing MAFTDERKPEILTPDTRTRGNSAAWGGPFIMGILMTLLGIVALGAAFFTSLVSAILFGAMLAAAGVMEVISAFRTRKEGGPFWLYLLSGILSVVVGLFVLVYPAAGLGAMTLLLAGYFFASGLFHAVTSVMDRYPRWGWDFLYGAVSIFLGIIVMRQWPISAVWLVGTLVGIGIFFRGVALMAGALTVRKVLRSGGPTTPASISH from the coding sequence ATGGCCTTCACCGATGAACGCAAACCGGAAATCCTGACCCCTGACACGAGGACGAGGGGGAACTCGGCGGCCTGGGGTGGCCCCTTCATCATGGGGATTCTGATGACGCTGCTGGGGATTGTCGCGCTGGGGGCCGCCTTCTTCACCAGCCTGGTGTCGGCCATCCTCTTCGGCGCGATGCTGGCCGCGGCAGGCGTCATGGAAGTCATCTCCGCCTTCCGGACGCGCAAGGAGGGTGGGCCGTTCTGGCTGTACCTGCTCAGCGGCATCCTCTCCGTCGTCGTGGGTCTGTTCGTCCTCGTCTACCCGGCGGCGGGACTGGGCGCCATGACCCTGCTGCTGGCGGGCTACTTCTTCGCCAGCGGGCTCTTTCACGCCGTCACGTCGGTGATGGACCGCTATCCCCGGTGGGGCTGGGACTTCCTCTACGGCGCCGTGTCCATCTTCCTGGGCATCATCGTGATGCGGCAGTGGCCCATCTCCGCCGTCTGGCTGGTGGGCACGCTGGTGGGAATCGGCATCTTCTTCCGGGGCGTGGCGCTGATGGCGGGCGCCCTCACCGTGCGCAAGGTGCTCCGATCGGGCGGTCCGACGACGCCTGCCTCCATCTCCCACTGA
- a CDS encoding bestrophin family protein: MPRAGAAAYAPCDNMIDYDPHRWWSYFHYLRGSMVREIVARVLVCVLWAVGVTAVHHHTRPLDIPATVHTLAGISLSLLLVFRTNASYDRFWEGRKLWGGIVNETRNLARASSVFMRRDAGLYGTLLRWISAFPYAAAASLRGERDLGPVASELPRDEADAVLGSQHVPLAVSQKMSAVLDEGRLRGYYPEYVQMQLDQNVQLLIDYIGGCERIHKTPIPFAYMMHLRRALIVYCYTLPFALVDSFGWITVPATFVVAYVFFGIEEIGVEIEDPFGHDDNDLPLERICETVRGNLKALMPGSAEAIHAPVSVVAIPGGGQDA; encoded by the coding sequence ATGCCCCGCGCAGGCGCGGCAGCGTATGCGCCCTGCGACAATATGATCGACTACGACCCGCACCGTTGGTGGAGCTACTTCCATTACCTCCGCGGTTCCATGGTCCGCGAGATTGTGGCCCGGGTCCTCGTCTGTGTGTTGTGGGCCGTGGGGGTCACTGCGGTCCATCATCACACCAGGCCCTTGGACATCCCGGCCACGGTGCACACGCTGGCGGGCATCTCGCTCAGCTTGTTGCTCGTCTTCCGGACCAACGCCTCCTATGACCGCTTCTGGGAAGGCCGGAAGCTGTGGGGCGGTATCGTCAACGAGACGCGCAACCTGGCCCGTGCATCCAGCGTCTTCATGCGTCGGGACGCAGGGCTCTACGGCACGCTGCTGCGGTGGATCAGCGCTTTCCCCTATGCCGCCGCCGCGTCACTGCGGGGGGAGCGCGACCTGGGCCCCGTCGCCTCCGAGCTGCCGCGCGATGAAGCGGACGCCGTGCTGGGCAGCCAGCACGTCCCGCTCGCGGTATCGCAGAAGATGTCCGCCGTGCTCGATGAGGGCCGGCTGCGGGGCTACTACCCCGAATACGTCCAGATGCAGCTCGACCAGAACGTCCAACTGCTCATCGACTACATCGGCGGCTGCGAGCGCATCCACAAGACGCCCATCCCGTTCGCCTACATGATGCACCTGCGGCGAGCGCTGATCGTCTACTGCTACACGCTGCCGTTCGCGCTGGTGGATTCGTTCGGCTGGATAACGGTGCCGGCCACGTTCGTCGTCGCCTACGTCTTCTTCGGCATCGAGGAGATTGGCGTGGAGATCGAGGACCCGTTCGGCCACGACGACAACGACCTGCCGCTGGAGCGCATCTGCGAGACGGTCCGCGGCAACCTCAAGGCGCTCATGCCCGGGAGCGCCGAGGCCATTCACGCCCCGGTCTCCGTGGTCGCCATTCCCGGCGGTGGTCAGGACGCGTAG
- the miaA gene encoding tRNA (adenosine(37)-N6)-dimethylallyltransferase MiaA, translated as MGEGGAQRPLLTVIAGPTASGKTALAIALAQRAGGEIVSADSQQVYRHFDIGTAKPSSEELAAVPHHLVSAVDPMEAFSAVEYQRRADAVIAEIAARGRPVFVVGGTGLYLRVLLHGVLEAPGALPELRAELEALAAGEGREAVHRRLAEVDPETAAKLPPQDLVRVIRALEIHAQTGVPASAFRKAHAFAPDRYPFQLYVLAPPRDVLYGLINTRTRMLFERGLVEETRELLARGYADAAPMRSVGYVQARAVVEGRMTREEAIHDTAQETRRYAKRQLTWFRKEPGAVFLAPPYEAALPLGGCSSP; from the coding sequence ATGGGTGAGGGTGGAGCGCAGCGGCCACTGTTGACGGTGATTGCAGGGCCGACGGCGTCGGGGAAGACGGCGCTGGCGATTGCGCTGGCTCAGCGTGCTGGAGGCGAGATTGTCAGCGCGGACTCGCAGCAGGTGTACCGGCACTTCGATATCGGCACGGCGAAGCCCTCCTCGGAGGAGCTGGCCGCGGTGCCTCATCACCTGGTGTCCGCCGTGGACCCGATGGAGGCGTTCTCCGCTGTCGAGTACCAGCGCCGTGCGGACGCCGTCATCGCGGAGATTGCCGCACGCGGCCGGCCTGTCTTCGTCGTGGGCGGCACCGGGCTGTATTTGCGCGTGTTGCTTCACGGTGTGCTCGAGGCGCCCGGGGCCTTGCCGGAGTTGAGGGCGGAGCTGGAGGCGCTGGCGGCCGGTGAGGGGCGCGAGGCGGTGCATCGGAGGCTGGCGGAGGTGGACCCGGAGACGGCGGCGAAGCTTCCTCCGCAGGACCTGGTCCGCGTCATCCGGGCGCTGGAGATTCATGCGCAGACGGGCGTGCCCGCTTCGGCGTTCCGGAAGGCCCATGCCTTCGCGCCGGACCGTTATCCCTTCCAACTGTACGTTCTGGCGCCACCGCGCGACGTGCTGTACGGGCTCATCAACACGCGCACCCGGATGTTGTTCGAGCGCGGACTCGTCGAGGAGACCCGCGAGCTGCTGGCGCGGGGCTACGCCGATGCGGCGCCCATGCGCAGCGTGGGCTATGTGCAGGCGCGCGCCGTCGTTGAGGGGCGGATGACGCGCGAAGAGGCCATTCACGACACCGCGCAGGAGACGCGCCGCTACGCCAAGCGGCAGTTGACGTGGTTCCGGAAGGAGCCCGGTGCTGTCTTCCTGGCGCCCCCGTACGAGGCGGCGCTTCCGCTCGGCGGCTGTAGCTCACCCTGA
- a CDS encoding PqqD family protein — protein MSTDFAADHAPRWREGVSGQRFGSDFIVLDAEGNTLRGLNGTAIEIWELCDGTRTARALVEQVAQRHGWDVEQVLTDTLKFFSELTRLGLIDELEEAR, from the coding sequence ATGAGCACGGACTTCGCGGCGGACCATGCGCCGCGCTGGCGCGAGGGCGTCTCCGGCCAGCGCTTCGGCTCGGACTTCATCGTCCTGGATGCCGAGGGCAACACCCTGCGTGGGCTCAACGGAACGGCCATTGAAATCTGGGAGCTGTGCGACGGGACGCGCACGGCGCGGGCCCTGGTGGAGCAGGTGGCTCAGCGTCACGGATGGGACGTGGAGCAGGTGCTGACCGACACGCTCAAGTTCTTCTCGGAGCTGACCCGGCTGGGGCTCATCGACGAGCTCGAGGAGGCGCGGTGA
- a CDS encoding tetratricopeptide repeat protein: protein MYNLLISLGVGIAVALLVKVAGFSIWAGLVPGILALVGTYIVLARRVASRVQSLMTVVQKDLQSQPTSQKDAQSRVDRAVKTLEQGLVYDKWQFLVGPELHSQIGMLKYMVKDHEGAKAAFAKGSGRNYMAKAMEGALYFQRKDFDAMKKAFESATKSGKKESIVWAAYAWCLMQNKDKDGALRVLARGVEQNPKDEKLKGSLAQLQNDKRLKMKPYEPTWWQFGLEAPPPVMPPMGGRRMQFSTRR from the coding sequence ATGTACAACCTTCTCATCTCCCTCGGTGTGGGAATCGCCGTCGCGCTCCTGGTGAAGGTGGCCGGCTTCTCCATCTGGGCGGGGCTCGTCCCCGGAATCCTGGCCCTCGTCGGCACCTACATCGTGCTCGCTCGCCGGGTGGCCAGCCGCGTCCAGTCGCTGATGACGGTGGTCCAGAAGGACCTCCAGTCCCAGCCCACCAGCCAGAAGGACGCCCAGTCGCGGGTGGACCGGGCGGTGAAGACGCTGGAACAGGGGCTCGTCTACGACAAGTGGCAGTTCCTGGTCGGTCCGGAGCTTCACTCCCAGATTGGCATGCTGAAGTACATGGTGAAGGACCATGAGGGCGCCAAGGCCGCCTTCGCCAAGGGCAGCGGCCGCAACTACATGGCCAAGGCCATGGAAGGCGCCCTGTACTTCCAGCGCAAGGACTTCGACGCCATGAAGAAGGCGTTCGAGTCCGCCACGAAGAGCGGCAAGAAGGAGTCCATTGTCTGGGCGGCCTATGCCTGGTGCCTGATGCAGAACAAGGACAAGGACGGCGCGCTGCGCGTGCTCGCCCGGGGCGTCGAGCAGAACCCCAAGGACGAGAAGCTCAAGGGCAGCCTCGCCCAGCTCCAGAACGACAAGCGCCTGAAGATGAAGCCGTACGAGCCCACGTGGTGGCAGTTCGGGCTCGAGGCTCCGCCGCCGGTCATGCCCCCCATGGGCGGCCGCCGCATGCAGTTCAGCACCCGACGCTAG